One Pagrus major chromosome 11, Pma_NU_1.0 genomic region harbors:
- the tmem161a gene encoding transmembrane protein 161A, producing the protein MALMGIQLVVSLLAASIMQRMAPHASFARWLLCSGSLFRFKHPSEGELCALAGKQMPKPNRRDRRQNGDSKPLTVPKDIDLHLEKAPVNAVDALVLRFFLEYQWLVDFAVYATGVFMFTECYYNFVDARKEVNIGALWCVLTVLFSLKTLHTLMRHYFRSEEGGERSVCLAFGFLSLLVAMLVLVVREDYLEFGLESGFSSLFDNLEVFVKQQGYADWSIPVTRLTVKLGLAAICAYIGSLLAFPGLRLAQTHLDAVQMNSDRPLIQILLHMSFLSPVIVLVLWVKPIARDFLANAPLGKTSVTIVSSEAFDSMRLWIIVALCVLRLAMTRQHLQAYLNLAPKWVEQMKKEAGRIAAIDIQRKVTRIFCYLSVITLQYLVPVFLILFSTLALKALGDFSWGSGAEDMPGVTPALLMPTAAPVLPGVVDEDEEGVEDMEEDIQATVARLTETFTALRSVLTPIFFRGFFAFLTWWVAACQVISSLFGIYFHQYLMQN; encoded by the exons ATG GCGCTGATGGGAATTCAGCTGGTGGTCAGCTTGCTGGCAGCCAGCATTATGCAGAGGATGGCCCCACATGCCTCATTTGCACGCTGGCTACTCTGCAGTGGCAG TTTGTTCCGGTTCAAACACCCGTCAGAAGGAGAGCTGTGTGCGCTGGCCGGGAAGCAGATGCCCAAACCTAACAGGAGAGACAG GAGACAGAACGGGGACAGCAAGCCTCTCACTGTGCCCAAAGACATCGACCTTCACCTGGAGAAAGCTCCAGTCAACGCTGTTGACGCTCTTG TGCTGCGCTTTTTCCTGGAGTACCAGTGGCTGGTAGATTTTGCAGTCTACGCGACGGGTGTCTTCATGTTCACTGAGTGTTACTACAATTTTGTAGATGCAAGAAAAGAGGTCAATATTGGAGCCCTCTGGTGTGTCCTGACCGTTCTCTTCAGCCT AAAGACCCTTCACACTCTGATGAGACACTACTTCCGCTCCGAAGAAGGCGGCGAGCGCTCGGTGTGCCTTGCCTTTGGCTTCCTGTCTCTGCTCGTGGCCATGCTGGTGCTGGTTGTCAGAGAGGACTACCTGGAGTTTGGCCTAGAGTCAGGCTTTTCCAGCCTCTTTGACAATTTGGAAGTCTTTGTCAAACAGCAGGGCTACGCTGACTGGTC AATCCCAGTGACCAGGCTGACAGTAAAGCTCGGTCTGGCTGCTATCTGTGCTTACATCGGTTCTCTCCTGGCTTTCCCCGGCCTGCGACTGGCTCAGACTCATCTAGATGCTGTACAGATGAACTCAGACCGCCCACTCATCCA GATTCTGCTGCACATGAGTTTCCTGTCTCCAGTCATTGTGTTGGTTCTGTGGGTGAAACCCATTGCAAGGGACTTCCTGGCCAATGCACCTTTGGGGAAGACCTCTGTCACAAT AGTTTCCAGTGAAGCGTTTGACAGCATGCGCCTGTGGATCATCGTGGCGTTGTGTGTGCTGCGGCTCGCAATGACTCGTCAACACCTGCAGGCCTACCTCAATTTGGCTCCGAAGTGGGTGGAGCAGATGAAGAAGGAGGCGGGGCGTATCGCTGCGATTGACATTCAGAGGAAG gtCACTCGTATCTTCTGCTACCTGAGTGTAATCACTCTCCAGTATCTGGTTCCTGTTTTTCTCATCCTGTTCTCCACACTGGCACTCAAGGCACTAG GGGACTTCTCCTGGGGGAGCGGTGCAGAGGACATGCCCGGGGTGACTCCAGCGTTGCTGATGCCCACGGCAGCTCCTGTGCTGCCCGGTGTTGtcgatgaagatgaagaggggGTGGAGGACATGGAAGAGGACATCCAGGCTACAGTAGCACGCCTGACAGAGACCTTCACAGCGCTGCGGTCTGTCCTCACTCCAATTTTCTTCCGAGGTTTCTTCGCCTTCCTCACGTGGTGGGTAGCTGCCTGCCAGGTCATCAGCTCTCTGTTTGGCATCTACTTCCATCAGTACCTTATGCAGAACTAA